In Electrophorus electricus isolate fEleEle1 chromosome 10, fEleEle1.pri, whole genome shotgun sequence, the genomic window CAGTCTTCTTAGCAAAACTGGTGCTGTACAACTGTATCTTTACTGTATCAACAAGGGCAAGGCAGTACATTGGACTGCCACAAATGCTCAAATACATTTGGTATGAACTGTACAGTGAGAAAAGTCTTGCATCATTTACatcagagagaaaataaaaacattcaacagTGTAAATCAACAATCTGTCTAAAATTAGGAAAATCTATATTCACTATCAAGATCTGAGATTGAAATAGTTCAAAAAATGAACTTAAAATAAGATCAACCAAAACAATAAGACTACatctgttacaaaaaaaaaacgagtAAGAAAAGATTGTTTTACAGTGCACTGGTGTgagcataacacacacagtatgtcaTGAGCATGCTATGGATTCCAGTTGTTGCTCAGCTTCTGCAGCCATAGCTGCTGCTTGGAGCTGCTCAGTCTCACTTTGTAAAGTGTTAGCAGACAGCTGCTTGCGCTCACTATGCATGTTGTTCTCATGCCTCTTCAGATCTGAGGCTTTGGCAAAAGCCTTGGTGCAGGAACCACACGCAAATGGCTTTTCGCCTCGATGCCGTCGTTCATGGTCCTTCAGGTGAGACTTATGTTTAAAGGCTTTTTCGCACATCTGGCACCCGAAGGGACGCTCATTGCTATGCACCCTCTCATGTTTTTTCAGATCTGGGGCACGGATGAAAGACTTACCACAGTCATCACATCTGTATGGCTTGAAGCCAGTGTGGATTTTCAGATGCTCTTTCAAATGGGCCTGAGTGGTAAACGCTTTGGTGCATATCTCACATATGAATGGCCTCTCAGCAGAATGCAGTTTTTCATGCTTCCTCAGCCGGCTTTCGTCAATGAAGGTCTTGCCGCAAACCTGGCAGGCAAACTGGTCCCGGTGGCCGTACAGTAGATATTCAAACTTCATATCGGCAGTTGCTGTGGTCCATCCAGGGGCTTGCTCATCCTTAACCTCCCCCATACTGTCAGCAAATGAAAGTGTCTGAGTATGTGCTGCAAGCTCTTTGGGCTCAGTGTCCATTGATTCCACCTCTTGATCATAGCAGCTAACCTTGTGTACTTCCCCCTGGGTCAACTCCTTTAGAATTGCTTCCTCTACTCGCAGGGCACTGTTGGGTGATTTGTCGAGCTCATGATTGCCTTGAGCTTCCTCTACAATATCATCAGA contains:
- the zbtb14 gene encoding zinc finger and BTB domain-containing protein 14, which translates into the protein MSETVKYVDDEHKTIFLKILNEQRLEGEHCDIAVVVEDVKFRAHRCVLAACSNYFKKLFKKHEVDSSSVIEIDFIRSDIFEEVLNYMYTAKISVKKKDVNLMMSSGQILGIRFLDKLCSQKRDMSSEEKNDVRNAKFPYDIVKIGLQTDDPQLNQDTDVQVLGDQDDTPSDDIVEEAQGNHELDKSPNSALRVEEAILKELTQGEVHKVSCYDQEVESMDTEPKELAAHTQTLSFADSMGEVKDEQAPGWTTATADMKFEYLLYGHRDQFACQVCGKTFIDESRLRKHEKLHSAERPFICEICTKAFTTQAHLKEHLKIHTGFKPYRCDDCGKSFIRAPDLKKHERVHSNERPFGCQMCEKAFKHKSHLKDHERRHRGEKPFACGSCTKAFAKASDLKRHENNMHSERKQLSANTLQSETEQLQAAAMAAEAEQQLESIACS